The window GAATCTGCGGGCAGATGCCTTGGTGCTAGGCCCTTTAGGTCACAGCCGCTCGGTTAAATTTGTTCTGGGGAGCACCATCGAGAAAATTTTTCGTCACAGCCCGGTACCGGTACTGCGTTTGAGCCCTGACATCTGCATTTAAGGCCACCCCTAAGACTCATTGGGGTATGCCATGAGAAGACGATTTTTGGGGGTGATCTCCCCGGGAATTTTTTTGGTCATCACGGTATACCCCTGACAGGTCAGCCGGATGGCACGTACGGCATCGATGGCTAATGGGCCGTCCATCCAACCTTCGAGGCCGCCGGTGTCACAGGTGGTAAGATCATGGCAGCAGGGAAGAACAGCAAGTTTTGCCCTTGCGGACAGGGCTTTTTTGATGACCGTATCCGTAAGGGCCCCACAGGCGTGAACGGATACGACAATATCCTGGGAAGATATTTCCATCTGCTCAAGGGGCATCTGCCTGAAAAGAACCCTATCTTTTAACCGGGGCCATGTCCTGATCAACGCCCGGGAAAGCGTTTCTGCATTTTTGGGAATATGGGTATCAACGGCAACAGCCCCGGGCGAGGTATCATCTAAAAGCAACAGGATATATGAAACCAGGCCATGGCCGCAGGCGAGATCAACGATTCTGCCCCCACGGAACAGCCTTCTGACCCGCTTTGCCACCGCCCATGCTTCGTAAAGTTCTTTTCTTGGCAGGGTCCCGGACCGGCATACAGCCCTGGCAATTTTATCGAACAGGGTATCGCCGGGAAACAACGCCTGCTGATGTAAAGTGAGCCTGTTCTTGGAAGATTTTTTCATATCATAATAGAAAAAGGAGGATAATCAATGATCATCCTCCTTTTTTATCTATATCAAAGAAACGTATTTCTTTGACAAACGTCTATCTATGTAGCAATTATCCCTTGTAGGTTTTTTTGAACAAAGAAAGAGCGCCGCCCAGTTTCAGGGTGTCGATCATGTCTGTGTCAAAAGCACGCTCCAGCGGAAGTTTTTCGCCGTTTACTTCAAGGAACAGATCGCCGGCCAGATCGGTGGCGTCAAAGGAAACAGTGTCGCCCTGGGTGATCTTGTCGTAGTCAGCGGGGTTTTTGAAGGTCATGGGAACGATACCGAAGTTAACCAGGTTGGCCACATGGATACGGGCAAAAGATTTAACGATAACCGCGCGGATACCAAGCCATCTTGGGCAAAGTGCGGCATGCTCACGGGAACTTCCCTGACCGTAGTTTTCAGCACCGACAATGATGCCTTCTCCGCCTGCGTCTCTATGAGCCACAGCGCGTTCTGCGAAGGTGCCGTCAACCAGTCTGTAAGTAGCCTGCATTGCATATTCTTTAACATTGGAGCGCAGGGGCAGGTATACACCGGCAGGCTGGATGTCGTCAGTACTGATGTTGTCGCCAAGTTTCAGCAGAACTTCGCCTTTTACAACGTCAGGCAGCGGAGAGAACTCAGGCAGAGCCATGATGTTGGGACCGCGAACAATGCCTTCGGCCTTGTCGGCTTTATCCGGCATGATGAAGGAATCGGTGTCTATTACCGGCGGAATAACGTTGATAGCGATGTCTTTTGCTTCAGGAACGGTGATAACACCTGTCAGAGCACTGGCAGCCGCAACAAGCGGGCTGATCAGATGACATAGGGCATCGTCTGTACCAGAACGTTTCGGGAAGTTACGGTTGAAGGTTCTCAGAGTGATGCCTTCGCTTGGGGGGGAACCGCCCTGGCCGATACAGGCGCCACAGCCGTTTTCCATGATTCTGACGCCGGAGTTGAACATCATTTTGATGTAACCGGCATCAGCCAGCTGCATGGCAACGGATCTGGAACCCGGATAGAGCATGGTGTCAACTTTAACGCGTTTGCCTTTAAGGGTTTCGGCGAAAGTAGCGATGTTCTCGAAGGAGCTGTTGGTACAGGAACCGATGCACACCTGATGAATTTTAGTTCCGGCATGATCTTTAACTTTTTCAACATTACCCGGAGAGGGATAAATGGCGATCAGCGGTTCGATTTCAGACAGGTTAATATTAATTTCCGCATCATAGGACGCGCCTTCGTCAGCGGACATTTCGGTGTAGTCACCACCGCGGCCACGGCTTTCCAAGAATGCTTTGGTGTTTTTATCACTGGGGAAGATAGAGGTGGTGGCACCCATTTCAGCACCCATGTTGGTGATGGTGGCACGTTCTGTCAGGGACAGGGTAGCAACGCCGGGGCCACAATATTCAAAGATAATGCCCTTGCCGCCTTTTACGGAGACAATTTCAAGCATCTTCAAAATAACGTCCATGGCCATGCAGTTTTTGGCCAGCTGGCCGGTCAGGTAAACTTTGGTCACCTTGGGCATGGGCATGGTGTACATACCGGTAGCCATTGCCAGAGCAACGTCATATCCGCCTGCACCCATGAAGATCGCACTACAACCACCGGCATTAACGGTATGGCTGTCAGCGCCAACACCTGTCATACCAGGTTTAACAAAGTTTTCCATGTTGGTGAAATGGCAGATACCGGTTCCCGGAGGAGAAAAGATGATGCCCAGTTTAGCGGCAACAGTTCTCAGGTACTGATGGTCATCCGGGTTTCTGAAACCGGATTGAAGCATACTGTGATCAACAAAGTTCACAGAAAGGGGCTTTACCTTGTCTACGCCCATGGCTTCCAGTTGAAGCATGCACATGGTGCCGGTGGCGTCCTGGGTGAAAGCCTCATCGATCTTAATTTTGATCAATTCCCCGGGTGCCGGCAATGCAGCAGGCTCAACCAGGTGATCCTTGAGGATCTTATGTGTCAAACTTAAAGCGCTCATTTTTCCTCTCTTTGTTTGTGTTTATGGTTATGATTAATGCCTCAATCCAGATGGCGTTTGCAGGCTTTTAAAGCCTGCCCAGGCCCATCTTCAGTCGAGGACTTAAATCTTTGCCCCTGTGTAATACGATTGTGTAAGCTGTAAGTTCTGGCTCACGATTCGAGAATGTAGGATAGGAAGATACTTTTTGTCAAGGAAAGTATTAAGGATAATTAAATTAAATGATTAAGTTTGGAGTGTGACCCTGATCGGCAGGCCAGTCACCTGTAATCTGCCTACAGTTTGATATCAAATTTCCAATGGGTTATACGAAATTATAAAGAAGGGTTCAATAAAGGGAATGGTTAAAATTTTAATTGTTATTGTTCTTACCTTTATATTAATGGGGGTGGGAAGCCACCCGGAAAAACTTCCCACCCAATGTTTTTTTGAT is drawn from uncultured Desulfobacter sp. and contains these coding sequences:
- a CDS encoding methyltransferase, whose product is MKKSSKNRLTLHQQALFPGDTLFDKIARAVCRSGTLPRKELYEAWAVAKRVRRLFRGGRIVDLACGHGLVSYILLLLDDTSPGAVAVDTHIPKNAETLSRALIRTWPRLKDRVLFRQMPLEQMEISSQDIVVSVHACGALTDTVIKKALSARAKLAVLPCCHDLTTCDTGGLEGWMDGPLAIDAVRAIRLTCQGYTVMTKKIPGEITPKNRLLMAYPNES
- a CDS encoding aconitate hydratase, coding for MSALSLTHKILKDHLVEPAALPAPGELIKIKIDEAFTQDATGTMCMLQLEAMGVDKVKPLSVNFVDHSMLQSGFRNPDDHQYLRTVAAKLGIIFSPPGTGICHFTNMENFVKPGMTGVGADSHTVNAGGCSAIFMGAGGYDVALAMATGMYTMPMPKVTKVYLTGQLAKNCMAMDVILKMLEIVSVKGGKGIIFEYCGPGVATLSLTERATITNMGAEMGATTSIFPSDKNTKAFLESRGRGGDYTEMSADEGASYDAEININLSEIEPLIAIYPSPGNVEKVKDHAGTKIHQVCIGSCTNSSFENIATFAETLKGKRVKVDTMLYPGSRSVAMQLADAGYIKMMFNSGVRIMENGCGACIGQGGSPPSEGITLRTFNRNFPKRSGTDDALCHLISPLVAAASALTGVITVPEAKDIAINVIPPVIDTDSFIMPDKADKAEGIVRGPNIMALPEFSPLPDVVKGEVLLKLGDNISTDDIQPAGVYLPLRSNVKEYAMQATYRLVDGTFAERAVAHRDAGGEGIIVGAENYGQGSSREHAALCPRWLGIRAVIVKSFARIHVANLVNFGIVPMTFKNPADYDKITQGDTVSFDATDLAGDLFLEVNGEKLPLERAFDTDMIDTLKLGGALSLFKKTYKG